Proteins co-encoded in one Arachis hypogaea cultivar Tifrunner chromosome 13, arahy.Tifrunner.gnm2.J5K5, whole genome shotgun sequence genomic window:
- the LOC112737728 gene encoding probable O-methyltransferase 3: MESNGVDYASKLLESQSRVWHQLFSFINSMSLKCAIDLGIPDAIHNHGQPMPLSKLISSLQIHPNKTQFIHRLMRILTHSGFFSKQISSKGDPESSYALTDASMLLLKDNPMSLFPYLSVVFDPILTKPWCELPAWFKNDSPTPFYMTHGMALWDYAGVEPRLNKLFNDAMETDTPFVSSVLFDKCKGVFERLESLVDVGGGTGTMTKAIAKAFPQMECVVFDLPHVVDGLQGSGNLKYVGGDMFDSIPPSDAIFLKYILHDWNDEKCIKILKKCKEAIITRSKGRKGKVIVIDMVVSDEKSDKDIESIETQLFFDMFMMVEVNGKERNEKEWANLIFSAGFSSYKINLSALGLRSLIEIFP; encoded by the exons ATGGAATCCAATGGTGTAGACTATGCTTCCAAATTGCTTGAATCTCAAAGCCGTGTATGGCACCAACTTTTCAGCTTCATAAATTCCATGTCCCTCAAATGTGCAATTGACTTGGGAATTCCAGATGCCATACACAACCATGGCCAACCCATGCCACTCTCAAAACTCATTTCTTCTCTACAAATCCATCCCAACAAAACACAATTCATCCACCGCCTGATGCGAATTTTGACTCATTCTGGCTTTTTCTCTAAACAAATCTCTTCCAAAGGCGATCCAGAATCGAGTTATGCCCTAACCGATGCATCCATGTTGTTGCTTAAAGACAACCCCATGAGTCTTTTCCCTTACTTGTCCGTCGTATTTGATCCAATTTTAACAAAGCCGTGGTGCGAGTTGCCAGCATGGTTCAAAAATGATAGTCCCACCCCGTTCTACATGACACATGGGATGGCACTTTGGGACTATGCTGGCGTtgagccaagactcaataagctCTTCAATGATGCCATGGAAACCGATACTCCATTTGTTTCAAGTGTTTTGTTTGACAAGTGTAAGGGTGTGTTTGAAAGGTTGGAGTCTTTGGTTGATGTTGGTGGAGGCACAGGAACTATGACTAAGGCTATTGCTAAGGCATTTCCACAAATGGAGTGTGTTGTGTTTGATCTTCCACATGTTGTTGATGGCTTGCAAGGAAGTGGGAATCTCAAATATGTTGGAGGGGACATGTTTGACTCAATTCCTCCTTCAGATGCCATTTTCTTGAAG TATATATTGCATGACTGGAATGACGAAAAATGTATCAAAATACTGAAGAAATGCAAGGAAGCAATTATCACAAGAAgcaaaggaagaaaaggaaaagttATTGTCATTGATATGGTAGTGAGTGATGAAAAGAGTGATAAAGATATTGAATCAATTGAAACCCAACTTTTCTTTGATATGTTCATGATGGTAGAAGTCAACGGAAAAGAGAGAAACGAAAAAGAATGGGCAAACTTAATTTTTTCCGCTGGTTTTAGTAGCTACAAGATAAACTTATCAGCTTTGGGATTAAGATCTCTCATTGAAATCTTTCCATAA